Genomic segment of Salvia hispanica cultivar TCC Black 2014 chromosome 2, UniMelb_Shisp_WGS_1.0, whole genome shotgun sequence:
AAATGAGTTTGTGCAAAAGACTCTACTTATTAGAACTCACAGCAACAATTTATACTGATAGTTGTTCTTTTCTGATACCTCAGACCTATTAGATGACATAAGATTCCAACAAAAATGAGCGTAAGCATACACTCCAACAAAAACAAGTTCATGaaagaaagtaaaatgaaCTAACATGACTAAGTGCACATACACTAATGAACCGTCATCACATAAGTCACCATTTTGCTAGAtcatattgatttttattaccTCTATCTCATTAGTGTCTTCTTACTCTTTCCCAGTGCTTGAGATGCCATCAGAGATACCTTCATTCGGTCGGACAAAATGAATCCCCGAGACTCCATTAACCCGTGCACCCTTTGAGCATCTTGCACGTAGCCCCCACCAGCAAGTGAACCTATAATCCTCTCAAAGTCCTCCGACTCCAACTCATCAATCTTCGACTCCAGAACTCCTAAAGCTTGCAAGGCCTTCTTCTCAGCTCCTGACTTGATATACATGTCACAAAGGCTCACATGGAGCTTAAATGGAGGAGCCTCACCCTGTTCGGAAATCTTGTCCAATAGCTGTTGGGCTTCCTCAAGAAGGTCCAACTTGCTAAACCAATCAACCAGAACTGTGTACGTAGCAACCCCAGGCTCAAACCCATCCTTCTCAAGTTTCAATAGAAGCTCCAAGGCTTCATCCAAcaaattcttcttttcataGGCAGCAATCACATTTGCAGTGCATCTATCATCTGGCTTGAGCCCAAGGTTTGTCATCTGAGTAAAATAGTTCAAAGCACGGTCGGGGTTACCAGCTCGTGCACATGCCTCAATCATTAATGTCAAAGATTCAAGGTCCATGCTAAATCCTCCGGTAAATTGCATGGCAGTGCGAATTCGTTCAGCTAAGTCAGCATGGCCAGCTTTGGTATACAGGTGAAGTAAGGCCATGTATATGTCCTTTGGAGGCTTAATACCCAGAGTATCCATTTCTCTCAGTATAGACTCAGCATCTTTCGGTTGGTTTGCATTCACATAGGCCATGACCATAGAACTGTAGACCTTCACGTCTGGTCGGAACCCATGGGCCTTGCAGCTATCAAATGCTTCTTTTGCTCGACTAAGATTTCCTACTTTACAATACATTTTGATCAATGTTATTGATGTGATAACATCAGGAGGAATGCCCTTgtcattcattttctttagaATTCTCTCAGCATCTTCTAAGCGGTTCTCCTTGGCAAGAGCATCAATCAGTTTTGAGTAGTCCCGTTCACTTGCCTCAAAGGAATCTTCAGAAAGTAGAAATTCTGAAACCTGAAACAAACAAGTTGGATTTAAGATTTAAAACGTCAGGATATTTAACTTTGAAAAACAACTTTGTCAATGATCATCAACTGCATAAATTATGACTATGAAATACCTGAAGTCAATAAAATTCTATGCAAAGGTTTATCAAAGCATTaactaatagtactagtaaaatattatgacCGAATGCTCCTCCTACACCCTTCTAACATGGGATGAGTGTTTCAATTATGCTTCCCAGAACTGACTGAAAAATGGTTGCCAGATTTTATACAGAAAGCTTTTATGCTCTTCGAAGCATTTGAGACATATATCTAGATTATGGTTCAGCATAAATAGACAAGTGTCAATGTGGTAATCAGTCGTCTACTGAACGCGGAtttgtaaatttgaaaataaaaaatcatatcttaccttgcaattattatttgaatatcaaTGATGGTAAAAACTTCATTTATACATCTAGTCAGAGTTGTATTGTTAATATTATATGTTCAACAGTTTCATATCTGATTCATGTCTTTAGATCTGGTTATTTATCAAACTAAAACATCCAATTCTGCCAAAATTACCAGGAATAGATAGGCATGTGAAAGAAATTCATGTAAGAGGATGATTTGGTTAGGGGATAGTTTGGttaacccaaaaaaaataggaatcaATATATCAAAACTATCGTTTCCAACACAATCATCACTCTTCTAAAAGAAATGTCAAGATAAAATTTGCATGAAAGACCAAAACACAATACCTTGAAATGTATATTAGAATTCTGCTCTTTCAATTTATCAAGAAGACCAACCCAATCAATCCTGCTAGGTTGGAGAAGATCTTTCCATTCTCCTATAAGTGGAAAAGGATCGTCCTCATCTTTCAATGAGAGGATCTTCTCAGTAACAAGTTTGCACTTGTTAGATATTGGCTTTGGCTCCTCGGGCCACATAAATTTGCTACGCTCATTAATTTTATCCGCCACCTTAGCCCACTTTGGATTGGATAAATCAAGCCCATAAATCTTATACTTGATCTTGCCATGTCTTTTAGGAAGTGAGACACCAGTCTGTTTCCCTTCAAGCAGATTACCGTCCTCATTAACGACTTTGTTTCCGCGTTGATCTTTTTCTTGGGAATCATTTTGAGCAGCCTCTTTCCGCATGCGTTCCAGACTCTCATAAAAATCGCTTTTCTCCATCTTTTGACGAGCCCACTTGAACCTAAACTCTCTCAGCATATCTCCTCGAATGCCCACTTCACCAGCAAATCTGTACATTTCCTTAACTTCTTCAGACTGAAGAAATgtcttcattttctcttttttcttttctttctccatGTCTCGCAGAACTATATTGCTAACGTCCCACACAGTTCTCCACAAATCCTCACTAAAATCTCCTGAGGGTGTAGAAGCACCATACCCCGTCACTTGCTGAAGACCACCCTTTTCCATCTCTGATACAACATTTTCAACAATGATCACTAGCATGCCGTTAATTGTATCTTTTTCACACTTGGGATATGCGGCAGCGAGTTTTTTCCGCATCAGCCAAACAAACCGGGACAAGAACTCATTCATTGTAGCATCATCTTCTGACTCACATTCCAAATGACTTGATGAGTCATCATCTAACTCAACTTGTCCCGCAGTTTGAATGCATCTAGAAAACTGATTATCAATTCTGTTATGCTTAGGGCAGTTCATGAAAGATGAGCCATGGTATGCTCCTGATGGATGAAAAGTAGGGGGCCTCAGGATACTAGCAGCTGCTACACATCTATAAGCAGATGAATGCTGGTTGAATGCTCTGCCATTGAGTTCAGCGATTCTGTTCACCGTGTTTTTGCTAAAGAGACGCCTCAAATTCATACCTACCTTTTCACGTAGcctttaaagaaaaaatatcagaCCAACTAAAAATAACACGATCCTGAAAGGGTCTACTGAATAACATCCAAACACAGAATTAGATCCATAAATTTCAACCAAAAAAACTGACTATAATCTTAAAAATCAACTAAAATCCACCTAAATCGAAATAAAAACTGTAAAATCCATGAGTTTTTTGGAAATCTATCGGATAACAGCTGTAATTACTCATGCGATAAAGCATTGGAGCTTCAGATTTGGATTccaaaaaattttgttttctataaaccctaaacccttaAACCCTAAATACATGTATAATCCAGaatttttctcactcatttCTGCTCATCACTTTCATTCATTTCAGCTCATCACTTCCGTGACCAAACATGTATAATCTAGACCCTTTCTCACTCATTTCAGCTCATCACTTTCTTTTACAAACATATACAGATCCCAGTCAAATTCAGCACATTACAAAGCTTCCACCAAAATAAGAAACATCACTtagttaataataaaatcaaatcattgGACTTCGAATTGCAATATCTCACAAATCTTAGTATTCCAATTTTTAGGTATATAAATACCAATTCAGGAGCAAATCACATCACGAAAAAAACCAACAATGGAGACGGTAAGAAGAAAAATCGCTGCCGGAGAAGAATATGCAACATCAATGAAGAAGAAGTACCTGATGAACAAATAGTATCAGGCTTCTTGATGTTGTTGAGTTGAGGCTGAGAAGAGGGCGGAGAGCACAATTCCACTGCGGAGGCGCCGAGAGCAAAATAAGGAAGAAATGGGGGCTGAGGCGGCGGAAGTGGTGGTAGATTTGTTGGTTTCACCGGAAATGTTGTAAAGAGTGCGAGAGGGAGACGAGGGAGGTGGCCAAGCCCAAGatggaaattatttaattacatttatttaggtcttgtgttttgatttattaattattgggCCAGATTTAGTTTGTTAACAGATATTGGGCTTTTTTAATATGATCTGGATAAGTGGGCCGagaatagtttaattattgattttcattttaatatcttAAGAAATTGTATTTGTGTTAATGATCCAATTTGTGATTCCAAAGATCCTTTTTTTCTGAGATAACACAATATAGTGATATACTTGGAGAGGGGATTATCACTTATGGTATGGAAGTAACAAGACTAGTTGTCATTGGTCAATTTAAAACCATATCTTTTGtggaagtaaaaaagaaatggtaGAGCAGAGCATGTGTGAGTTGTATTTACAGAGAAGCAGTTATGGGCTTTTCCATCAAATATTATTCCCCATTCGACCTCAGTATGAGGAAGTACTATGAAAAAAGGCTTCTTTCTCATTGTGTATTAGTTTAGTTTTATGGTTTTTCCCTCTAATAGAAGTTGTAGTCTTActtagggctggggaaaaataccgaaaaaatgatatatcgctcgtatcgtattgaaaaatatcgaaaaattatcgaatttttggtatatcgtaattttcgatacgatacggtatcgtatcgtaagtttccgatacgataacgatatgatatatcgttttatatcgaatatatcgaaacatattgaaattcaatacatattgaagtttaaaattataaatatttataaatccatttaattcattcatatatttagaaaaatatatatatgaaaccctaataagaacactctttattttattgtgttgaagttttattaatttttgtgttatttttcagttttgaaattatatttttcgatatataggtattcgatacgataacaatatttcgatatatcgtatcgatcttacgatatatcgaaagttcAATATATCGAAagtcgatatatcgaaactttcgatacgataacgatatgaaattctttcatatcgatattttcgatacgaaacacgatacaacgttttcgatacaatatatcgtatcgacccacccctagtcTTACTTCTTTACGgtagaattttatatttttttgtgagaTTTGATGATCTATGTTTTGAAAATGCTGTATAGTCGATTTGAACTCTCAAATTTGTATCTGGAAGTAGTTTCAATTCTTGATGAAGAACTTCACTTATTCAAACTGTATGGCTtccttatttgaatatttagtTTGGGAACTAGATAATTTTggtatttgtttttgtttacaTATACCTCAAGAGCCTGGAAAATCTGCTTTCAGCTGATACATGTAACTTTCAAATTAGCACTAGATATATTAAGCCACAAAGTGATCGTTATACAGCAAAGTTCAATTTGCTTGGAATTCTTGAGACCATAAATAAAAGCATAAGTAGTCATATCTCCTTGAGGTATTCATGTACTAGAGCCTAAAGCTTAGATTTTATATCCACAATTCAAATCTGGAGTGACTGGGGATCTCCACTGGAACAAGCTTACCAATCCAAGCTGATACGTCTCGAAATGTACAGATTATCAATGTACTCGATGACTGGAAGCGAGGCATTTATGTATCTGATCATTTCCTTCTCAGCAGAGTTCTCTGTTAACATAGAAGATGGAAATCGGAGCATATGATTAACGTAATCAAGAACTGAATATACACATCTAAATGTTCTCAAAATTAACCTCCAGCGAGCCAACAAAACAGTGTTGAGTAAGTATCTTTGTAAATGACATAATGTGATGGCGATACAATCTCAGCTTACCGGTTTCATTTAGCTTCACTAGCAACTGATCCCTCGTTGGCAGCGCATACATACCAGCATAAGCAGCAGTCTTCACCGCCCAAGAGTGATAAGGGGCACATGTTTTTGCATAAGCAGCTGAGGCAGCATCTTTCAAGCAATAATCACTGTGAGCAGCACCATAAGTGTTAGTTGCATTGTCAAACAATCTGCTGTCACAGCAAGGCCCTCAGGGATACTGACTGTTAAACGAGTTTGAGGCTTGGAAGTCACTAGAAGCTTCGGAGCTATTTCTATAGTGGATTGTCAACTATTGAAAATATCTTTCCATTTATAATCAATATGAAGAGCAGGCGTGATAGCCCAACGTCGGGACAAATGCAACTAAGAAGTTGTGTAAATCTAtcaaatggagtactaatgTATTGGAAATGCTAAAGTACACTAAGATGTCGTTCAGTTGTCATGACTatttatcatatgattatccatctaggattaagttgtgagattattttagttggacgGGGTGGGTTATGACttattatcatatgattatccatctaggattaagcaTCTAGGTATGTCCTGTAAAACATACCTTACCAAGAATTTCATGAAAGGAAAGCAGTTAAATCATCAAGCAAGAGAATATGCAAAGAGAAACTGACTTACTTTGAAGACAAAAAGTTTTGGAACAGAGCTCTAATGAGATCAAGGCCCTGCCTGACTCTACGCAAATTACGCGAAAGACTCCCTTGAGTCCTGACTGAGTTATGTTGTGTGTCGTAATCAAGTACGCTATTCAATGTTCTATATCTTAGTGATGCTTCCGCGAGATCATTTACCTGAAAACAATGAGCTCATACCAATTAGTCAACATTTAGGTAGTTTGGAGTCGATCTGCAACAAGAAGAAGATATAGATGCCACAACTCAACTAAATGCTTGTTGCAAATAGTTCAGAGGTACGGGTGCTAACCAAACCAAGATTAAGTTACACGATATTTGTAACGAACAAAACAGTTTCGCATGAAAACCTTCAAGCAGAGACTTGATACTTCCGTGGACTTGTAGAATAATGCTCTTCTTTCGCGAATAACATCACTGTGTCCTACATGTTTGTGTTGTGATTGAATCCAAACATGAGTAGAAATAGCATCTACGTTTGGATATAATTAACAGCTGTCACCAATCAAAGTGAAAACAAACTATAGAAACCTTTTTCAGTTTGTCAAGATGTTGATGTAAAATCAACAAAGTTACTTCCAACAATGGAATTTCAACTCCATCCCTTATATATTAAGTAATTTTTGTTCAAGTAATTAAATTCTCCAAATTTTCCTGATCAATCGTTCAAAAAcgaacaaaaaaaacattcacatAGAACACATGATTTCACAGAGAAGGCATTCAACATCAAATACATGAAAACCCTAACAAATTGGGGATAATTCAGCGTGAAATTAAACCGACCTTGGAAACATACTCCATCTCAGCAAATTTGAACGCGATGCCTAAACACCCAAATAGCACCGACACGAGAGAGCACGCATCGCAGAACGTTTTCAAATCGAGATCGTGATGAAGCCCCTTCGCCTTGAGCACCGCCGAAATTTGCTCAAACGCATCCACCACTGCCGCAAGCGGCGTCAAATCTGTTTTTTGGTAAGATTCATCCGAAGAAATCGGAATTCCTGAAATCGGAATCTCTCTATCAGTTGTTGAGAAAAAAGATTGGAATTTGAGGGGAGGCATGGCTTGTCGTCTGGGGAGATTGATGCGTTACTGTGTAATAAAATTAGGCCGACTACAGAAAGGCGTGAATTTGTGGAAATGATGATTCACAGAGGCGCGTTTGATTTGACGACTGATGAGATTCGGGTATTGAGTGGGTATTTTGCATATTCGCGCCAAAAGTAGTTATATGACCGACCTTCATCTTTTGCAttcattccatttttattcTGCAATTGACATGtctcactttttttaaaaaaatactactactactatgtatTCTAGAATTGGATTCAATAGCACGTCAATTTTTACCTTATAGTTAGGACATGCTCTATACCAATAGGTCAATTTTGTGGGGCACAGCTTCACTATACGtgggaattaaaattttattacgCAACACATTTCACAttgtacattttattatacgtgggaattaaaattttgcattgtaaatttttaggatttgatttggtgataattattttctagtattatcttattatatatttaaatgaaaattaaaagaaaaaaatttatatatgaaattcacactataatcttaattaaatatccTAAATGTTTTTCATATACACCATTATTTTGTC
This window contains:
- the LOC125204850 gene encoding ACD11 homolog protein-like gives rise to the protein MPPLKFQSFFSTTDREIPISGIPISSDESYQKTDLTPLAAVVDAFEQISAVLKAKGLHHDLDLKTFCDACSLVSVLFGCLGIAFKFAEMEYVSKVNDLAEASLRYRTLNSVLDYDTQHNSVRTQGSLSRNLRRVRQGLDLIRALFQNFLSSNDYCLKDAASAAYAKTCAPYHSWAVKTAAYAGMYALPTRDQLLVKLNETENSAEKEMIRYINASLPVIEYIDNLYISRRISLDW
- the LOC125205888 gene encoding pentatricopeptide repeat-containing protein At1g55630, which codes for MNLRRLFSKNTVNRIAELNGRAFNQHSSAYRCVAAASILRPPTFHPSGAYHGSSFMNCPKHNRIDNQFSRCIQTAGQVELDDDSSSHLECESEDDATMNEFLSRFVWLMRKKLAAAYPKCEKDTINGMLVIIVENVVSEMEKGGLQQVTGYGASTPSGDFSEDLWRTVWDVSNIVLRDMEKEKKKEKMKTFLQSEEVKEMYRFAGEVGIRGDMLREFRFKWARQKMEKSDFYESLERMRKEAAQNDSQEKDQRGNKVVNEDGNLLEGKQTGVSLPKRHGKIKYKIYGLDLSNPKWAKVADKINERSKFMWPEEPKPISNKCKLVTEKILSLKDEDDPFPLIGEWKDLLQPSRIDWVGLLDKLKEQNSNIHFKVSEFLLSEDSFEASERDYSKLIDALAKENRLEDAERILKKMNDKGIPPDVITSITLIKMYCKVGNLSRAKEAFDSCKAHGFRPDVKVYSSMVMAYVNANQPKDAESILREMDTLGIKPPKDIYMALLHLYTKAGHADLAERIRTAMQFTGGFSMDLESLTLMIEACARAGNPDRALNYFTQMTNLGLKPDDRCTANVIAAYEKKNLLDEALELLLKLEKDGFEPGVATYTVLVDWFSKLDLLEEAQQLLDKISEQGEAPPFKLHVSLCDMYIKSGAEKKALQALGVLESKIDELESEDFERIIGSLAGGGYVQDAQRVHGLMESRGFILSDRMKVSLMASQALGKSKKTLMR